The Lysobacter helvus nucleotide sequence GGGCAACAGGCCCGACGGCAGCGAGCTTTCGCTGTTCCAGAGGATGGCGACGCCGAGGTCGCGTTCCGGCAGCAGCGCGACCAGGCCGCGATAGCCCTGCACCGCACCGCCGTGGAAGACAAGCTGGTGGCCCGCGTAGTCGTACACGCGCCAGCCGATCGCATAGCTCGCGGCGGACAGGCGCGCGCGGCGCCACGACGACCCGCGCACTTCGCCCGGCGTGGACACCAGCGGTGCATGCAACGTGGCGAGCAGCGGCGCGGGCAGCACGTCGGGGCGATGGCCGCCCTGCGCGATGAGCCACTGCGCCATGTCGGAGATGCTGGCGTTGACGCCGGCGGCCGGGGCCACCTGGTAGTAGTTCGGCTTCGGCGTGATCGACACCCAGCCACCGCGACCGTGCACGTGCGGCTTGGCCCAGCGCGGGCTCGCTTCGATGCCTTCCAGGCCGTAGCTCGCATCGTTCATGCCCAGCGGCTTGAAGATGCGGCGCTCGACTTCCTGGCTGTAGAAGCTGCCGGTGGCGGCGAACACCACGTCGCCGATCAGGCTGAAGGCGATGTTCTGGTAGCCGTAGCAATCGCCGGGCAGGCACGCGGCCGGCGCGTACGCGAGCTTCTGCGTGAGCGAGCGGTAGTCGACGTTGCCCTCGAGGTCGCGGTCGTAGGTGTTGTGCACCAGGCCCACGCGATGGCTGAGGACGTCGGCCACCGTGAGGCGCTGCGTGGCGTACGCATCGCGCAGGTGGAAGTCGGGCAGGAAGTCGGTGACGCGGCTGTCCCACCGCAGCTGCCCGTCGTTGACGAGCAGGCCGGTCATCGTGCCGGCGAAGGCCTTGGACAACGACGCGAGGCGGAAGACGGTGTGCGTGTCGACCGGCTCGGCCGCGCGCGTATCGGTGATGCCGTAGCCGCGAAGCGAGACGATGCGCCCGTTCTGCACGATGGCCATCGCCATGCCCGGGATGCGCTGGTCCACGACCAGTTGCTGGGCGATGTCCTCGAACATGCGGACGTTGAAGCCGTCGGCGACCGGGAGCGGGTGGGGCACCAGGCCCGTGGGGCTGATGACGGGCGCGGCGGACGCGACCTGCACCGGCGTGCGGACCACCGGCGCCGAAGGCGCGGGCGTGTCCCAACGAAGCGGCGTCTGGGCCGCGGAACCGACGGCGAGCGGAAGGAGCAGGCCGGCGATGGCCCCCCTTGCGATTGCCCGAATTGAAGCGCCTTTCATCGGGCGATCCCCCTGCGTATGCTGCGATTGCTGGCGGATCATAGCGCCACGCCCACGGTTTGCATGAACGCGCGTCAATAAAACAAGGGGAAGTTCTGATGATCGGCTTGTTGATCCTGCTTGCGCTTGTCGTCGTCGTCGGCTTCTGGGTCATGGGGATGTACAACGGGCTGGTCACCGCCCGGAACGCCTTCAAGAATGCGTTCGCGCAGATCGACGTGCAGCTGCAGCGCCGCTTCGACCTCATCCCGAACCTGGTCGAGACCGTGAAGGGCTACATGGCGCACGAGCGCGGCACGCTGGAAGAGGTGATCGCCGCGCGCGGCGCCGCGATGGCGGGCCTGTCCGCCGCGAAGGCCAGCCCGGGCGATCCGTCCGCGATGGCCGAGCTGGCCAACTCGCAGGGCGTCCTGAATGGCGCACTGGGTCGCCTGATGGCGGTGGCCGAGGCCTATCCGGACCTCAAGGCCAACCAGAACATGATGCAGCTCACCGAGGAGCTGACGTCCACCGAAAACAAGGTGGCGTTCGCGCGCCAGGCCTTCAACGATTCGGTGATGACGTACAACAACCGGCGCGAGACCTTCCCGTCCTCCATCTTCGCGGGCATGTTCAATTTCCTGCCGGCCGCCTTGCTCGAGATCCCGGCGGAGCAGCAGGCGCAGGTGCGCGCCGCGCCGAAAGTGCAGTTCTGATCGAACGACGCCGCGCCCGGCGTGAGGCCGGGCGCGCGCCGATGGGGACCTTCGCATGAATTTCTTCGAACGCCAGGCAGCCGCGCGGCGGAGTTCCTCGCGCCTCGTGCTCCTGTTCGCGCTGGCGGTGGCCGGCATGGTGCTCGCGGTGGATGGCGCGGCGTGGCTCGTGTTCGGCAGCAGCGGCGCCGATCCGGGCGAGACCGGCGCGTTGCTCGCGTTCACCACGCTGCTCACGATCGGCATCGTCGGGCTGGGATCGCTGTACCGCATCGCCTCGCTGCGCGGCGGCGGCGAACCGGTCGCGCAGCAGATGGGCGGCACGCCCGTCGCGGCCGACACCACCGACTTCAGCATGCGCCGCCTGCGCAACGTGGTCGAGGAAATCGCGATCGCCTCCGGCGTGCCGGTGCCGAAGATCTACGTGCTCGAAGAAGAGTCGGCGATCAACGCGTTCGCCGCGGGTTATTCGCCGTCGGACGCGGTCATCGCGGTCACGCGCGGCGCGCTCGACAAGTTGAACCGCGACGAGTTGCAGGGTGTCATCGCGCACGAGTTCAGCCACATCCTCAACGGCGACATGCGGCTGAACATCCGCCTGATGGGTGTGCTGTTCGGCATCCTGATGATGGGGATCATCGGCCGGAAGATCCTGGTGAACGCGCGCTACGGCGGGCGCAACAACAAGGGCGCGGGCGTGATCATGATCGCGGCGCTCATCGCGATCGTGGTGGGCTACGTCGGCGTGTTCTTCGGCCGCATGATCAAGGCCGGCGTCGCGCGCCAGCGCGAAACGCTGGCCGACGCGTCGGCGGTGCAGTTCACGCGGCAGACCACCGGCCTGGCCGGCGCGCTGAAGAAGATCGGCGGGCTCGATGAAGGCTCGCGCCTCACCGCCAGCCAGAACACGGAAGAAGTGAGCCACATGCTGTTCGGCGAAGGCCTCGACTTCTCGGGCCTGTTCGCCACGCATCCGCCGCTGCTCGAACGCATCCAGGCGCTGGAGCCGCAGTTCCGCGCCGACCAGCTGGAGGCGCTGCAACGCAAGTGGCTCGACACGCCGCCGGACGGGCTGGAAGAAGACGTGCAGCTCGGCCTCGTGTCGCCGAAGGACGGCACGTTGCCATCGCCCACCGCGCAATTCGCGGTGACGCCACCGATGGTGGTCGCGCAGGTCGCGCAGCCGTCGCCGGACGACTACAAGCGCGCCGATGCGATCGCCGAACGCATCCCCGACGCCGTGCGCACGCTGGCCGGGCAACGCGATGCGGTGATGCCGTTGCTGCTCGGCTTGCTGCTCGACGAAGACCAGCAGGTGGCGTCGCTGCAGCGCGAGGAGATCGCCGCGCGCCTCGGCATGGCGATGTCGGAACATGCGCGCCAGTTGCGCAACGACCACCTGGCGACGCTGCACCCGGCGCTGCGCCTGCCCTTGGCTTCCATCGCATTCCCCGTGCTGCGCCTGCGCCCGCGCCCGGAACTCGACACCTTCCTCGACACGGTGCACGCGATCGTCCACGCAGACGGCCGCGTGTCGTTGTTCGAATACTGCCTCGGCCGCCTGCTGCAGGTGCAGGTACGCGAATCGCTCGATCCCTCGCGCCATGCGCGCTTCGGCCGCACGCCGCTCGCGCTGGTGCGCAGCGAGATTTCCACGCTGCTGTGCGTCGTCGCGCAGTGCGGGCACGAAGACCCGGAGATGGCCAAGCGCGCCTACCTCACCGGCATCCAGCGCGTGTTGCCCAGCGACCACCTGCCGTACCTGGCGCGGCCGCAGGGCGCGCTGGCGCTGGAGGAAACGTGGGGGCCGCTCGACGGGCTGGATCCGCTCGCCAAGCAATCGCTGGTGGAAGGCATCACCGCGACGATCGGCCACGACAACCAGGTGACGGTGGGCGAGGCGGAACTGCTGCGCACGATCTGCGCCGCCCTGCATTGCCCGTTGCCGCCGATGCTGGAAACCGCGCCCCGCGCGCGCTGACCCGGCGGCCGCGGATCAGCGTCCGCGGATCAGGTCGGATGCGCGCTCGGCGATCATCATCGTCGGCGCGTTGGTGTTGCCGCCGATCAGCGTGGGCATCACCGAGGCATCGATCACGCGCAGGCCTTCGACGCCACGCACGCGCAGGTCGTTGTCGACCACCGACGCCGCGTCGCTGCCCATCCGGCACGTGCCGACCGGGTGGTACACGGTCTCGGCCTTCGCGCGGATGAAGTCCGCGAGTTCGGCGTCCGACAGGTCGTTGCGCGCGGGGAAGATCGGCGCGCCGCGATAGGGATCGAAGGCCTTCTGCGCGAACAGCGTGCGCGAGACTTTCGCGCACTCCACCATCATCCGCAGGTCGAAGCCTTCCGCGTCGCTCAGGTAATTCGCTTCGATGCGCGGCTTGTCGCCGGCGCGGTTGCTGGCGAGCGCGATGCGGCCGCGGCTCCGCGGGCGCAGGAAGCAGGCGTGCAGCGTGTAGCCGTCGCCGCGCAGGCGATGGCGGCCGTGGTCGTCGAGCATCGCGGGGACGAAGTGGAACTGGATGTCGGGGCGATCGTCCGGCGCGAGCGCCGAGCGCACGAACCCGCCGCCCTCGGCGATGTTGCTGCTGCCGGGGCCGCTGTGGCCGCGCAGGTAGTAGTCGAACGCGATCTTGAGGTCGCCCACGCGGTCGTAGGTGATCGGCTGCGTGGAATGCTGCAGCGAGCAGATGTCGAGATGGTCCTGCAGGTTCGCGCCGACGTTGGGTGCATCGTGCACGACGTCGATCTTGAGGCGACGCAACGCATCCGCCGGCCCGACGCCCGACAACATCAGCAGTTGCGGCGAATTGATCGCACCGCCGCTCAGCAACACCTCCCGCGTCGCCTCGTAATGGAACGCCTGCCCGCGCACGACGCAGGTCACGCCGTCGGCGCGCCCCTTGTCGAAGGTGATGCGGCTGACCATCGCATCGGTGCGCACGACGAGGTTGGGCCGCGAGCGTGCGGGATTGAGGTAGGCCACCGACGCCGAACACCGCGCGCCGTCCTTCTGCGTCACCTGGTACAGGCCGACGCCTTCCTGGCGCGGGCCGTTGAAATCGTCGTTGCGCGCATAGCCCGCCTGCACGCCCGCTTCGATGAACGCTTCGGACAGCGGGTTCACGTAACGCAGGTCCGACACCGACAACGGACCATCGCCGCCATGCAAAGCATCCGCGCCGCGCGTGTTGCCTTCGTTGCGCCGGAAGTAGGGCAGCACCGCGTCCCACGACCAGCCGGTCGCGCCCTGCGCGGCCCAGTCGTCGTAGTCGCGCGCATGGCCGCGGATGTAGCACATCGCGTTGATCGAACTGGAGCCGCCGAGCACCTTGCCGCGCGGCCACCACAGGGTGCGGTTGTCGAGGTGTGGTTCCGGCGCGGTGTCGTAGTCCCAGTTCACGCCCTTCTTGCCGACCAGCTTGGCCAGGCCCGCGGGCATGTGGATGAAGGGATGCCAGTCGCGCGGGCCGGCTTCGAGCAACAGCACGCGCACGTGCGGGTCTTCGGAAAGGCGGTTGGCGAGCACGCAGCCGGCGGAGCCGGCGCCGATGATGATGTAGTCGAACGCGTGCACGGTGGATCCCGGGACAAGGCTGCGCGACGGTAGGCCGCGGGGATGGAGCAAGTACTCCAGGCATGGTAGCCATCCCCGCGACCTTTGGGCTAACGTGCCCCGGCACCCGCGCAGCCCCCACGGAAACCCATGGCGCCAACGGATCCCCGCGAAACGGATGGCGGCGCGCGCGCGTCGCGCGTCCGGGTGCGCCTGGTGGACCAGCCCGCGGCGCTGTGGTGGTCGCTGCTCTACTTCTTCAGCCTGCTGTGCGGCTACTACGTGCTGCGCCCCGTGCGCGATGCGATGGGCTCGTCGGGCGATGCGCTCACCGTGTTCCCGCGTTCGTGGGTGGCCTGGGCCACCGCGCGCGGCTGGGACATCACCGACTTCACGCTGCAGATCCTGTTCACGGGCACCTTCCTCGGGATGCTGTTGCTGCAGCCGTTGTACGGCGCGCTCGTGGCGCGCTTCCCGCGGCGCGTGTTCCTGCCGGTGGTGTACCTGGTCTTCATCGCGTGCCTGCTCACGTTCTACGTCGCGTTCCACCAGGCGTGGCCGGGGCGGGGCGTGGCGTTCTTCGTGTGGACGGCGGTGTTCAACCTGTTCGCGGTGAGCGTGTTCTGGAGCTTCATGGCGGACGTGTTCGACGATGCGCACGCCAAGCAGGTGTACGGCTACATCGGCGCGGGCGGCACGATCGGCGCGCTGGTGGGCCCGGTCATCACGCTGCACCTGGCGCAGCGCATCGGCGTGGGCAACCTGCTGCTCGTGTCGGCCGGGTTCCTGTGCGTGTGCCTGCTGTGCATCCTGCAGCTGCGTCCGTGGGCGATCCTGCGCGAACGCGCGCGCGGCGAAGCGAGCGGCGAACAGGCGATGGGCGGCTCGATCTGGGCGGGCCTGCGCCTGGTCGCGCGCGAACCGCTGCTGCGCGCACTTGCCATCCTGATGTTCTTCGGCGTCGGCGTGGGCACGCTGCTCTACAACGAGCAGGCCGCGATCACGCGCCATGCCTTCACGGACGATGCGGCGCGCACGGCGTTCTACGCCAACATCGACCTGGCCATCAACGGCCTGGCGATCGTCATCCAGTTGTTCGTCACGCGGTGGCTGTTGCGCACGCACGGCGTGGCGCCGGCGTTGCTGATTCCCGCGTTCGCGGTGCTGGCGGGGTTCTCGATCCTGGCGGCCTCGCCGTTCCCGATGATGGTCGCGATCGTGCAGGTGGTCACCCGCGCGGGCGAGTTCTCGCTGGGCAAGCCGGCGCGCGAGACGATCTACACGCGCGTGCCCCGCGAATGGCGTTACAAAGGCAAGGCCGTGATCGACACGTTCGTGTACCGCGGCGGCGACCTCAGCTTTGCGTGGGTGCACAAGGGGCTGTCGCTGTTCGGTTCGCACATCGTGTTCCTGGGCGGCGTCGGCATCGCCGGCGCCATGACCTTCGGCGCATGGCGCGTCATCCGCGCCCAGCGCACGCTGCCTGGCGACGCGTCGCGCGCCGGCCCCACCACCGGAGATCCCGCCGCATGACCAACCGCCGCGCATTCCTCAAAGCCTCGCTCGCCACCGCCGGCCTCGCCGCGCTGCCCGCGTTCGCACGCAAGCCGAAGGCGCCGGAGCCGCGCAAGCCCGGCGATCCGATGACCATCCTCGTCATGGGCGGCACGGGTTTCCTCGGCCCGCACTTCGTCGAAGCCGCGCGCGCGAAGGGCCACAAGCTCACGCTGTTCAACCGCGGCAAGACCAATCCCACGCGCTTCAGCGGCGAGGAATTCAAGGACATCGAACAACTGCACGGCGACCGCAAGACCGACATGAAAGCCTTGTCGGGCCGGCGCAAGTGGGATGCGGTGCTGGACACGTCCGCGTACCTGCCCGCCGATGTCACGCGTTCGACGCAGCTGCTGGGCAAGCGCGTCGACCAGTACCTGCTGGTGTCGACGGTGTCGGTGTACGCGAAGATGGACACGCCGAACCAGGACGAAACCGCGCCGCTCGCGGTGCTCGCCAATCCGAACGTCACCGAAGTCACGGGCGACACGTATGGCGGTTTGAAGGCGCTGTGCGAGCAGGCCGCCAACAAGGAAATGCCCGGGCGCGTGACCATCGTGCGGCCCGGCCTGATCGTCGGGCCCGGCGACAACACGGATCGCTTCACGTACTGGCCGGCGCGCGCGGACCGCGGCGGCGAAATCCTCGGGCCCGGCAGCGCGTCGGACCCGACGCAGTTCATCGATGTTCGCGACCTCGCCGCGTTCCTGCTCAAGGCGCTGGAAGACCAACGCTTCGGCACGTTCAACGCCGATGCGCCCGCGGGCAAGCTGACGATGGGCGAAGTCATCGCCACGGCGCAGCGCGTGTCCGGCAAGCCGTCGAAGGTGACGTGGGTGCCGGCGGACTTCCTCGACCAGCAACACGTCAGCGCGTGGCAGGACATGCCGGTGTGGATCCCGCCGGTCGGGGAATACGCGGGCTTCGGGCGCGTGAGCAGCGCGAAGGCGCAGGCGGCGGGGCTCACGTACCGGCCGCTCGAGACGACCACCGCCGACACGCTGGCGTACTGGCACACGTTGCCGGAAGACCGCCGCGCCGCACCGAAGGCGGGGCTGTCGATGGTGCGCGAAGCCGAAGTGCTGCAGGCGTGGCACAAATCGCAGGCGCCGGCGCCGGTGAAGAAGGCGAAGCCCAAGGCGCCGGCGAAGAAGGGATCGTCGAAGAAGTCGTCGTCCAAGAAAAAGAAGCACTGACATGTCGCTGCCCGCCATGGTCGTCGTCGCGCTCGTCGCGCTGCTGCACGGATGGTTCCTCGTGCTCGAGATGTTCCTGTGGACGAAGCCGGCGGGGTTGAAGACGTTCCGGCTCACGCCGGAATTCGCCGCGCAGTCGCGCACGCTGGCCGCGAACCAGGGGCTCTACAACGGCTTCCTCGCGGCGGGGCTGGTCTACGGACTGGCGATGCAGTCGCGCGAGATCGTGCTGCTGTTCCTGGTGTTCGTCATCGTGGCCGGTGCCTACGGCGCCGCGACGGTGAACAAGCGCATCTTCTTCGTCCAGGCCTTCCCCGCGATCATCGCGTCGGTGCTGGTCGGCTGGCGCTAGCGCTTCGGCGATACCCACATGGCGATGCGTGCGCGGAAGACGTCCGCGCCCTGCGGATCGCGCACCGACACGGTGACCGGCAGGTCGTAGCCCTGCGTGGATTCGACGGCGGCGATGTCCGGCGTGGCGACGGCGTGCATCGTGCCGTTCGCCTTGCCCAGGTACTCGACCTGCATGCCCTTCGGGATCCAGCGCATCGAGGCGGGGATCGTCGCGTCGGTCATCAGGCCACCCGCGAATTCGGCGAGGTTGCACAACGCGATCGCATGCACCGTGCCGATGTGGTTGGTCACCTTGCGGCGATGCGCGATCGACGCTTCGCAACGGCCCGGTCCGAGCACCGTGATGCGCGGTGCGATGCTGGCGAAGTAGGGCGCGCGCCAGCACACGGCGCGCGCGAACATCCAGTGGCCGCCAGGCCAGCGCGTGATCCGGCGGTAGAGTTGCAGCACCGACATGCGGTCAGGCCGCGGCGCGCGAATCGCCGACGCCGGCCAGGCGGTCGAACGACGCCGCGCGCAGTTCCCACGCTTCGAAGTCGTCGACGGTGATCGCATCGAGCGTCATCGCGCGCAGTTCTTCCAGCTGCTTGCGTTCGTCGGCGGTGATCCAGCCTTCGCGCACGCCTTCGTCCAGCTGCGCGTCGAACTCGAGCGCTTCGATGTCGCTGTTCTTCAGCGCCTTGAGGAACTTGCGTTCCACCGGTTCGGCCAGGATCACCTTAGGCAAGTAGCTGTCGATGCGGCCCGCCGGATTGTTGGCCGTCGGCGCGAGGAACACGCCGTCGCCCATCCGCTGGCGCGCGTCGCACGGCGTCATCAGCAGCGATGCGGCGCGATGGCCAAGCTGGTCGCTCGGCGCCTGGGCGCGGCGGCCCCACGGGAAGATCAGCATCCACAATACGTAGCCGATCGGGCGGATCGGGAAGTTGCGCAATGCACCGGACAACGCGGTTTCGATCTTGTTGATCGCATCGTGGAACGCCCACGCGAGCAGCGGACGATCGCCGGCCGGGCGGCCTTCGTCTTCGTAGCGCTTGAGCATGCTGCTGCAGATGTACAACTGGCTGAGTACGTCGCCGAGGCGGCCGGACAGCGATTCCTTGAACTTCAGCTTGCCGCCGAGCAGCAGCATCGACGTATCGGCCATCAGCGCGAGCGCGGCCGAATAGCGATCGAGCTTGCGGTAGAAGCGGCGCGTGTAGTCGTCGCCCGGCGCCTTGCCGATGCGCGCGCTGGTCAGGCCGAACCACAGGCTGCGCACGGCATTGGAAAACGCGAAGCCGATGTGGCCGAACAGCGCGTCGTCGAACTGGTCGATGCGCGCGACCGGATCCTCCAGCTGCGCCGACTTCATTTCCTTCATCACCCACGGGTGGCACAGGATCGCGCCCTGGCCGAAGATCATCAGCGAGCGCGTCATGATGTTCGCGCCTTCCACCGTGATGCTGATCGGCGTGGCCTGCCACGCGCGGCCGAGGTAATTGCGCGGTCCGAGGATGATGCCCTTGCCGCCATGGACGTCCATCGCATCGATGACGACTTCGCGGCCCATCTGCGTGCAGTGGTACTTGGCGATGGTGGAAGGCACGGCGGGGTTTTCGCCGCGCGCCACGGCAGCCGCCGTCGCCTGCGACAAGGCACTGATCGCGTACGCCTTGCCGGCGATGCGCGCGAGCGCCTCTTCGACGCCTTCGAAACGCCCGACGGACAAGCCGAACTGCTTGCGGATGCGCGCGTACGCACCGGTGACGACGGCCGCGAGCTTCGCGCCGCCGCTGGCGGTGGAGGGCAGGGTGATCGAACGCCCGATCGACAGGCATTCCATCAGCATCTGCCAGCCCTTGCCGGCGTAGTCCTCGCCGCCGATCAGCTGCGACAGCGGGACGAAGATGTCCTTGCCGTGGATCGGGCCGTTCTGGAACGGCGAATTGAGCGGGAAGTGGCGGCGGCCGATGTCGAGCCCGGGCGTGTCGCGCGGCACGAGTGCGAGCGAGATGCCGATGTCCTTCTTGTCGCCGAGCAATCCGTCCGGGTCGTACATGCGGAACGCCACGCCGATCAGCGTGGCCACCGGCGCGAGCGTGATGTAGCGCTTGTTGAGCGTGAGGCGGAAGCCGAGCACGTTGGCGCCGTTCCAGTCGCCCATGCACACGATGCCGTAGTCGGGGATCGAGGTTGCATCGGAACCGGCGAACGGGCCGGTGAGCGCGAAGCACGGCACTTCGCGGCCGTCGGCCAGGCGCGGGAGGTACTCGGATTTCTGTTCGTCGGTGCCGTAGTGCATCAGCAGTTCGGCCGGGCCCAGCGAGTTGGGCACGCCGACGGTGGAACTGACGACGGTGGAAATCGACGCGAGCTTCTGGATGACCTTGTGGTTCATCAGTGCCGAGAAGCCCAGGCCGCCGTATTCCTTCGGAATGTTGAGGCCGAAGAACTTGTGCTCCTTGACGAATTCCCACAGCTCCGGCGGCAGGTCCGCGCGCACGTGGGTGATGTCCCAGTCGTTGGTCATGCGGCACAGCTGTTCGCACGGGCCGTCGAGGAAGGCCTGTTCTTCCGCGGTGAGTTCGGGCTTGGGCAGCGAGAGCAACTTGTCCCAGTCCGGCTTGCCCGAGAACAGCTCGCCTTCGAAGCCGAC carries:
- a CDS encoding serine hydrolase domain-containing protein gives rise to the protein MKGASIRAIARGAIAGLLLPLAVGSAAQTPLRWDTPAPSAPVVRTPVQVASAAPVISPTGLVPHPLPVADGFNVRMFEDIAQQLVVDQRIPGMAMAIVQNGRIVSLRGYGITDTRAAEPVDTHTVFRLASLSKAFAGTMTGLLVNDGQLRWDSRVTDFLPDFHLRDAYATQRLTVADVLSHRVGLVHNTYDRDLEGNVDYRSLTQKLAYAPAACLPGDCYGYQNIAFSLIGDVVFAATGSFYSQEVERRIFKPLGMNDASYGLEGIEASPRWAKPHVHGRGGWVSITPKPNYYQVAPAAGVNASISDMAQWLIAQGGHRPDVLPAPLLATLHAPLVSTPGEVRGSSWRRARLSAASYAIGWRVYDYAGHQLVFHGGAVQGYRGLVALLPERDLGVAILWNSESSLPSGLLPTIIDRAIGMPAQRWLDVEPSDDLLYAEGRTPATQAGADANTSTASPK
- a CDS encoding LemA family protein, with the translated sequence MGLLILLALVVVVGFWVMGMYNGLVTARNAFKNAFAQIDVQLQRRFDLIPNLVETVKGYMAHERGTLEEVIAARGAAMAGLSAAKASPGDPSAMAELANSQGVLNGALGRLMAVAEAYPDLKANQNMMQLTEELTSTENKVAFARQAFNDSVMTYNNRRETFPSSIFAGMFNFLPAALLEIPAEQQAQVRAAPKVQF
- a CDS encoding M48 family metallopeptidase, with the translated sequence MNFFERQAAARRSSSRLVLLFALAVAGMVLAVDGAAWLVFGSSGADPGETGALLAFTTLLTIGIVGLGSLYRIASLRGGGEPVAQQMGGTPVAADTTDFSMRRLRNVVEEIAIASGVPVPKIYVLEEESAINAFAAGYSPSDAVIAVTRGALDKLNRDELQGVIAHEFSHILNGDMRLNIRLMGVLFGILMMGIIGRKILVNARYGGRNNKGAGVIMIAALIAIVVGYVGVFFGRMIKAGVARQRETLADASAVQFTRQTTGLAGALKKIGGLDEGSRLTASQNTEEVSHMLFGEGLDFSGLFATHPPLLERIQALEPQFRADQLEALQRKWLDTPPDGLEEDVQLGLVSPKDGTLPSPTAQFAVTPPMVVAQVAQPSPDDYKRADAIAERIPDAVRTLAGQRDAVMPLLLGLLLDEDQQVASLQREEIAARLGMAMSEHARQLRNDHLATLHPALRLPLASIAFPVLRLRPRPELDTFLDTVHAIVHADGRVSLFEYCLGRLLQVQVRESLDPSRHARFGRTPLALVRSEISTLLCVVAQCGHEDPEMAKRAYLTGIQRVLPSDHLPYLARPQGALALEETWGPLDGLDPLAKQSLVEGITATIGHDNQVTVGEAELLRTICAALHCPLPPMLETAPRAR
- a CDS encoding GMC family oxidoreductase, coding for MHAFDYIIIGAGSAGCVLANRLSEDPHVRVLLLEAGPRDWHPFIHMPAGLAKLVGKKGVNWDYDTAPEPHLDNRTLWWPRGKVLGGSSSINAMCYIRGHARDYDDWAAQGATGWSWDAVLPYFRRNEGNTRGADALHGGDGPLSVSDLRYVNPLSEAFIEAGVQAGYARNDDFNGPRQEGVGLYQVTQKDGARCSASVAYLNPARSRPNLVVRTDAMVSRITFDKGRADGVTCVVRGQAFHYEATREVLLSGGAINSPQLLMLSGVGPADALRRLKIDVVHDAPNVGANLQDHLDICSLQHSTQPITYDRVGDLKIAFDYYLRGHSGPGSSNIAEGGGFVRSALAPDDRPDIQFHFVPAMLDDHGRHRLRGDGYTLHACFLRPRSRGRIALASNRAGDKPRIEANYLSDAEGFDLRMMVECAKVSRTLFAQKAFDPYRGAPIFPARNDLSDAELADFIRAKAETVYHPVGTCRMGSDAASVVDNDLRVRGVEGLRVIDASVMPTLIGGNTNAPTMMIAERASDLIRGR
- a CDS encoding NTP/NDP exchange transporter → MAPTDPRETDGGARASRVRVRLVDQPAALWWSLLYFFSLLCGYYVLRPVRDAMGSSGDALTVFPRSWVAWATARGWDITDFTLQILFTGTFLGMLLLQPLYGALVARFPRRVFLPVVYLVFIACLLTFYVAFHQAWPGRGVAFFVWTAVFNLFAVSVFWSFMADVFDDAHAKQVYGYIGAGGTIGALVGPVITLHLAQRIGVGNLLLVSAGFLCVCLLCILQLRPWAILRERARGEASGEQAMGGSIWAGLRLVAREPLLRALAILMFFGVGVGTLLYNEQAAITRHAFTDDAARTAFYANIDLAINGLAIVIQLFVTRWLLRTHGVAPALLIPAFAVLAGFSILAASPFPMMVAIVQVVTRAGEFSLGKPARETIYTRVPREWRYKGKAVIDTFVYRGGDLSFAWVHKGLSLFGSHIVFLGGVGIAGAMTFGAWRVIRAQRTLPGDASRAGPTTGDPAA
- a CDS encoding NAD-dependent epimerase/dehydratase family protein; amino-acid sequence: MTNRRAFLKASLATAGLAALPAFARKPKAPEPRKPGDPMTILVMGGTGFLGPHFVEAARAKGHKLTLFNRGKTNPTRFSGEEFKDIEQLHGDRKTDMKALSGRRKWDAVLDTSAYLPADVTRSTQLLGKRVDQYLLVSTVSVYAKMDTPNQDETAPLAVLANPNVTEVTGDTYGGLKALCEQAANKEMPGRVTIVRPGLIVGPGDNTDRFTYWPARADRGGEILGPGSASDPTQFIDVRDLAAFLLKALEDQRFGTFNADAPAGKLTMGEVIATAQRVSGKPSKVTWVPADFLDQQHVSAWQDMPVWIPPVGEYAGFGRVSSAKAQAAGLTYRPLETTTADTLAYWHTLPEDRRAAPKAGLSMVREAEVLQAWHKSQAPAPVKKAKPKAPAKKGSSKKSSSKKKKH
- a CDS encoding DUF1304 domain-containing protein, producing the protein MSLPAMVVVALVALLHGWFLVLEMFLWTKPAGLKTFRLTPEFAAQSRTLAANQGLYNGFLAAGLVYGLAMQSREIVLLFLVFVIVAGAYGAATVNKRIFFVQAFPAIIASVLVGWR
- a CDS encoding hotdog fold domain-containing protein — protein: MSVLQLYRRITRWPGGHWMFARAVCWRAPYFASIAPRITVLGPGRCEASIAHRRKVTNHIGTVHAIALCNLAEFAGGLMTDATIPASMRWIPKGMQVEYLGKANGTMHAVATPDIAAVESTQGYDLPVTVSVRDPQGADVFRARIAMWVSPKR
- a CDS encoding acyl-CoA dehydrogenase yields the protein MSVAVPFLLLLLAAMFASYHRMRLAYWAAMTASLLVVAWLLGANGVATIVAALIVAAIAIPLLVPQFRKPRITTPLLKFYTRLLPPLSDTERTALEAGTVGFEGELFSGKPDWDKLLSLPKPELTAEEQAFLDGPCEQLCRMTNDWDITHVRADLPPELWEFVKEHKFFGLNIPKEYGGLGFSALMNHKVIQKLASISTVVSSTVGVPNSLGPAELLMHYGTDEQKSEYLPRLADGREVPCFALTGPFAGSDATSIPDYGIVCMGDWNGANVLGFRLTLNKRYITLAPVATLIGVAFRMYDPDGLLGDKKDIGISLALVPRDTPGLDIGRRHFPLNSPFQNGPIHGKDIFVPLSQLIGGEDYAGKGWQMLMECLSIGRSITLPSTASGGAKLAAVVTGAYARIRKQFGLSVGRFEGVEEALARIAGKAYAISALSQATAAAVARGENPAVPSTIAKYHCTQMGREVVIDAMDVHGGKGIILGPRNYLGRAWQATPISITVEGANIMTRSLMIFGQGAILCHPWVMKEMKSAQLEDPVARIDQFDDALFGHIGFAFSNAVRSLWFGLTSARIGKAPGDDYTRRFYRKLDRYSAALALMADTSMLLLGGKLKFKESLSGRLGDVLSQLYICSSMLKRYEDEGRPAGDRPLLAWAFHDAINKIETALSGALRNFPIRPIGYVLWMLIFPWGRRAQAPSDQLGHRAASLLMTPCDARQRMGDGVFLAPTANNPAGRIDSYLPKVILAEPVERKFLKALKNSDIEALEFDAQLDEGVREGWITADERKQLEELRAMTLDAITVDDFEAWELRAASFDRLAGVGDSRAAA